The nucleotide window TGAAAGAATTGGATTTGTTGTCGGCCAATCAATCCCTAAATCTGGGTCATTCCAAAGAATGCCGCCATCATGCTCAGGTGAGTAATATTCATCCACTTTATAGGCCACAGTGGTGTCAGGCACCAAGGTGCAAAAACCGTGAGCAAACCCCTTAGGTACAAGAAGCTGACGTTTATTATGTTCACTAAGAATAACCCCAACCCATTCTCCATATGTAGGTGAACCCTTGCGAATATCCACAGCAACATCATAAATTGCACCTGTTACGCAGCGAACGACTTTTGTTTGTGCCTTTGGATTCAGCTGAAAGTGCAGGCCCCTTAGCGTACCAACTGGGGCCGACAAGGACTGGTTATCCTGTATAAAGTCATAATGCAATCCGAGTGATTCAAATAGATCCTTATTATAGCTTTCCATAAAATACCCACGGTGATCACCAAATACCTTCGGCTCTAAAATCTTTACACCCAATAATTTCGTTTCAATTACATTCATGTTTTTACCTCACTTATGAATTACT belongs to Neobacillus sp. OS1-2 and includes:
- the rfbC gene encoding dTDP-4-dehydrorhamnose 3,5-epimerase, which encodes MNVIETKLLGVKILEPKVFGDHRGYFMESYNKDLFESLGLHYDFIQDNQSLSAPVGTLRGLHFQLNPKAQTKVVRCVTGAIYDVAVDIRKGSPTYGEWVGVILSEHNKRQLLVPKGFAHGFCTLVPDTTVAYKVDEYYSPEHDGGILWNDPDLGIDWPTTNPILSDKDTKHPKLSEATQLNFVFEK